A single region of the Enterococcus mundtii genome encodes:
- the pnp gene encoding polyribonucleotide nucleotidyltransferase produces MSEKQVFKTTWGGRPLEIEVGQLAKQANGAVLVRYGDTVVLSAAVASKEAKDTDFFPLTINYEEKMYAAGKIPGGFIKREGRPSTEATLTARLIDRPIRPMFAEGFRNEVQVTNIVMSVETDCSPAMAAMLGSSLALSISDIPFDGPIAGVEVGRVNGEYVLNPTVEQAETTDIELSVAGTKQAINMVESGAKEVSEEDMLGALLFGFDAIKKLVAFQEEIVQAVGKEKMEVSLLQVDADLKKEIFDASYGTMKEAVMTEEKLAREDNIDQVKIDIREAYAEKFAGHEEEAQLLKEVKQITEDLEKDVVRELITIDKIRPDGRKLDEIRPLASEVGLLPRVHGSGLFTRGQTQALSSCTLAPLGEHQIIDGLGVEVSKRFIHHYNFPQFSVGSTGRAGSPGRREIGHGALGERALAQVIPSEEEFPYTIRLVAEVLESNGSSSQASICAGTLALMDAGVPIKAPVAGIAMGLVSDGENYTILTDIQGLEDHLGDMDFKVAGTKDGITALQMDIKIQGITEQILKEALAQAKQARMEILEELTSTIATPREELSQYAPKIEMIQIDPAKIKDVIGKGGDTINGIIDETGVKIDIDQDGKVSIASSDKEMIQKAIKIIEDLTKEVKVGEVYLGKVVRIEKFGAFVNLIKGKDGLVHISQLANERVNNVEDVVKLGDEVLVKVTEIDKQGRVNLSRKAMLNEEDKK; encoded by the coding sequence ATGTCAGAAAAACAAGTTTTTAAAACGACATGGGGCGGACGTCCCTTAGAGATCGAAGTTGGCCAATTAGCCAAACAAGCCAATGGAGCAGTATTAGTTCGTTATGGGGATACGGTCGTATTAAGTGCGGCAGTTGCTTCAAAAGAAGCGAAAGATACAGATTTCTTCCCATTGACGATCAATTATGAAGAAAAAATGTATGCAGCTGGTAAGATCCCAGGAGGATTTATCAAACGTGAAGGTCGTCCAAGTACGGAAGCAACCTTGACTGCTCGTTTGATCGACCGTCCGATCCGTCCAATGTTTGCGGAAGGTTTCCGTAATGAAGTCCAAGTCACAAATATCGTGATGAGTGTAGAAACAGATTGTTCTCCAGCAATGGCAGCAATGTTAGGTTCTTCACTAGCTTTATCGATTTCAGATATCCCATTCGATGGACCGATCGCAGGTGTTGAAGTTGGCCGTGTCAATGGCGAATATGTCTTGAACCCAACAGTTGAACAAGCAGAGACTACCGATATCGAATTAAGCGTAGCTGGTACAAAACAAGCAATCAACATGGTTGAAAGTGGCGCAAAAGAAGTTTCAGAAGAAGATATGTTGGGCGCATTATTATTTGGATTTGACGCAATCAAAAAATTAGTCGCATTCCAAGAAGAAATCGTTCAAGCTGTCGGCAAAGAAAAAATGGAAGTTTCTTTATTACAAGTCGATGCTGACTTGAAAAAAGAAATTTTTGATGCATCGTATGGCACGATGAAAGAAGCGGTCATGACAGAAGAAAAATTAGCTCGTGAAGATAATATCGACCAAGTGAAAATCGATATTCGCGAAGCTTATGCAGAGAAATTTGCGGGTCATGAAGAGGAAGCACAATTACTAAAAGAAGTGAAACAAATTACGGAAGATCTTGAAAAAGACGTCGTTCGTGAGTTGATCACGATTGACAAAATCCGTCCTGATGGTCGTAAATTAGATGAGATCCGTCCTTTAGCATCAGAAGTTGGCTTGTTGCCACGTGTTCATGGTTCTGGATTATTTACTCGTGGACAAACACAAGCACTATCATCATGTACATTGGCACCTTTAGGGGAACACCAAATCATTGATGGCTTAGGTGTAGAAGTCAGCAAACGATTCATCCATCACTATAACTTCCCACAATTTTCTGTGGGTTCAACTGGTCGTGCCGGATCACCAGGTCGTCGAGAAATCGGTCATGGTGCATTAGGTGAACGTGCATTGGCACAAGTGATTCCTTCAGAAGAAGAGTTTCCTTACACGATCCGTCTAGTGGCAGAAGTACTTGAATCGAATGGTTCATCTTCTCAAGCAAGTATCTGTGCAGGTACTTTAGCATTGATGGACGCAGGTGTGCCAATCAAAGCACCTGTTGCTGGTATTGCTATGGGATTAGTATCTGATGGTGAAAACTACACGATTTTAACAGACATCCAAGGTCTAGAAGACCATTTAGGCGACATGGACTTCAAAGTTGCCGGAACAAAAGATGGAATCACAGCACTACAAATGGATATCAAGATCCAAGGTATCACGGAACAAATCTTAAAAGAAGCATTGGCACAAGCAAAACAAGCACGTATGGAAATCTTAGAAGAATTGACTTCAACGATTGCTACACCACGTGAAGAGCTTAGCCAATATGCACCGAAAATCGAAATGATCCAAATCGATCCTGCGAAAATCAAAGATGTCATCGGTAAAGGTGGCGATACGATCAATGGAATCATTGATGAAACAGGCGTGAAGATCGATATCGATCAAGACGGTAAAGTAAGTATTGCTTCTTCTGATAAAGAAATGATCCAAAAAGCAATCAAGATCATCGAAGATTTGACAAAAGAAGTCAAAGTTGGCGAAGTCTACCTTGGTAAAGTTGTTCGTATCGAAAAATTCGGTGCATTTGTCAACTTGATCAAAGGGAAAGACGGCTTAGTCCATATTTCTCAATTAGCGAATGAACGTGTAAACAATGTAGAAGACGTTGTGAAACTAGGCGATGAAGTGTTGGTGAAAGTGACAGAGATCGACAAACAAGGTCGTGTGAATCTTTCAAGAAAAGCAATGTTGAACGAAGAGGACAAGAAGTAA
- a CDS encoding chorismate mutase yields the protein MTAKTEKEKMIAGELYFAGDPELSADRKFARSQSQIINQAETSELRSQLLKETFGATGEKIYMEPTINFDYGYNIYVGENFYANFNCTFLDASTIKIGDNCMFAPNVQLYTATHPLHPVKRNSGLEFAKPIEIGNNVWLGGGVIITPGVTLGDNVVVGAGAVVTKSFPDNVVIAGNPARIIKRIDEPMPEESLEELRQSIDQIDHQLVELLEKRMATVTKIGDVKRATNQAVYDGKREQQVLDKVASWLKTPEYSETILATYADIMKHSRNYQKKRME from the coding sequence ATGACAGCTAAAACAGAAAAAGAAAAAATGATTGCCGGTGAACTTTATTTTGCGGGTGATCCAGAATTATCAGCCGATAGAAAATTTGCTCGAAGTCAAAGCCAGATCATCAACCAAGCGGAAACAAGTGAACTTCGCAGTCAATTACTTAAAGAGACATTTGGTGCTACCGGTGAGAAGATTTATATGGAACCAACGATCAATTTTGATTACGGCTATAATATTTACGTAGGTGAGAATTTTTATGCGAACTTTAATTGTACATTCTTAGATGCCAGTACGATCAAAATTGGTGATAACTGCATGTTTGCCCCTAATGTTCAGCTTTATACTGCCACACATCCACTACATCCAGTGAAGCGAAATAGTGGGTTAGAATTTGCTAAACCAATCGAAATCGGCAATAATGTGTGGCTAGGTGGTGGAGTGATCATCACTCCTGGAGTGACTTTAGGAGACAATGTCGTGGTCGGGGCGGGAGCAGTCGTGACCAAATCGTTCCCAGATAATGTAGTGATCGCAGGGAATCCGGCACGGATCATCAAACGCATCGATGAACCAATGCCTGAAGAGTCATTGGAAGAGTTGAGACAATCGATTGATCAAATCGATCACCAATTAGTAGAACTACTTGAAAAAAGAATGGCTACCGTCACGAAGATCGGTGATGTCAAACGAGCAACTAACCAAGCGGTTTACGATGGAAAAAGAGAACAACAAGTGTTGGATAAAGTTGCCAGTTGGTTGAAAACACCAGAATACAGTGAGACGATCTTAGCTACTTATGCAGATATCATGAAGCACTCACGAAACTATCAAAAGAAACGAATGGAGTAG
- the def gene encoding peptide deformylase translates to MITMDDIIREGNPTLREVAQEVALPLSEEDLLLGEEMLEFLKNSQDPIKAEELNLRGGVGLAAPQLDISKRIIAVHVPNPHPEITEPTLSTVMYNPKILSHSVQNACLGEGEGCLSVDREVPGYVVRHAKITLSYYDKNGEKQKIRLKNYESIVVQHEIDHINGVMFYDHINDQNPFALKEGVLVIE, encoded by the coding sequence ATGATCACAATGGATGATATTATTCGAGAAGGCAATCCAACATTACGTGAAGTAGCGCAAGAAGTCGCTCTTCCACTCAGTGAGGAAGATCTTTTATTAGGAGAAGAAATGTTGGAATTTCTTAAAAATAGCCAAGATCCAATCAAAGCAGAAGAATTAAATTTACGTGGTGGTGTCGGCCTAGCTGCGCCCCAGCTTGATATTTCAAAACGGATCATTGCGGTCCACGTACCAAATCCACATCCAGAAATCACAGAACCAACGTTGAGTACGGTCATGTATAACCCAAAAATCTTGAGCCATTCCGTCCAGAATGCTTGCTTAGGCGAAGGTGAAGGCTGTTTATCAGTCGATCGTGAAGTTCCTGGGTATGTTGTGCGCCATGCAAAAATCACGCTTTCGTATTATGACAAAAACGGTGAGAAACAAAAAATCCGTTTAAAAAATTATGAATCCATCGTGGTGCAACATGAAATTGACCATATCAATGGCGTAATGTTCTATGACCATATCAACGACCAAAATCCTTTTGCCTTAAAAGAAGGCGTCTTGGTGATCGAGTAA
- a CDS encoding NAD-dependent protein deacylase — protein MLEQTIEEAATAIIESQKLTFLTGAGVSTPSGIPDYRSLTGVYQGMDRPEYLLSHQAMDEEPQKFYSFLKHLYHPEARPNIIHREIVELAKEKEVWVVSQNIDGLHEKAGSKKLVNFHGNLYHCYCRNCHQPVDWQDYLTSDKHQLCGGQIRPDIVLYGEGFQDEVLEQAAFAVSQADLIVIVGTSFQVHPFCDLIQFRSPQAKLLVINQTPVYLSEAYRFVQTDGTKVFKKVQESVK, from the coding sequence ATGTTGGAACAAACAATTGAAGAAGCAGCGACAGCGATAATTGAAAGTCAAAAACTGACCTTTCTAACAGGGGCAGGTGTGTCCACACCTTCTGGAATACCCGATTATCGTTCACTAACAGGTGTTTACCAAGGGATGGATCGTCCAGAATATTTGTTGAGTCATCAAGCGATGGATGAAGAACCACAAAAATTTTATTCGTTTCTCAAACATCTTTATCATCCCGAAGCACGCCCGAATATCATCCATCGAGAAATCGTAGAGTTGGCTAAAGAAAAAGAGGTATGGGTCGTTTCGCAAAATATCGATGGGTTACATGAAAAAGCTGGAAGTAAAAAACTAGTTAATTTTCATGGGAATCTGTATCATTGTTATTGTCGAAACTGCCATCAACCTGTTGACTGGCAAGATTATCTGACCAGTGACAAGCATCAACTGTGTGGTGGACAGATCCGCCCAGATATTGTGTTATATGGAGAAGGGTTCCAGGATGAAGTATTAGAGCAAGCAGCTTTTGCTGTCAGTCAGGCCGACTTGATTGTGATTGTAGGGACAAGTTTCCAAGTCCATCCTTTTTGTGATTTGATCCAGTTTCGCTCACCACAAGCGAAGCTATTAGTCATCAATCAGACCCCTGTCTATCTATCAGAGGCGTACCGATTTGTCCAAACAGATGGAACGAAGGTGTTCAAAAAAGTACAGGAGAGTGTAAAATGA
- a CDS encoding transcription repressor NadR has translation MIEGETRRKEIIETLVDAEKPVSASKFATRFGVSRQIIVGDIALLRAAGEAIVATARGYLLEDEQDKNGFISKIAVQHQREQTEEELQLIVAHGGEILDVIVEHPLYGELTGMLHIKTAEDIRSFMKRYRKSQASLLSELTDGIHLHTIRYSHKEVLQQIKQGLAEAGILFEGNQ, from the coding sequence ATGATTGAAGGAGAAACTCGCCGAAAAGAAATTATTGAAACGCTAGTTGATGCAGAGAAACCTGTCAGTGCCAGTAAGTTTGCTACTCGTTTTGGTGTCAGCCGCCAAATCATTGTAGGAGACATTGCGTTGCTACGAGCGGCAGGAGAAGCGATCGTGGCGACGGCCAGAGGATATCTTTTGGAAGATGAACAAGACAAAAATGGGTTCATCAGTAAAATTGCGGTACAACATCAGAGAGAACAAACAGAGGAAGAACTACAGTTGATCGTTGCTCATGGTGGCGAGATACTAGACGTCATCGTTGAGCATCCCTTGTACGGCGAACTGACAGGAATGCTTCATATCAAGACAGCAGAAGATATTCGTTCATTTATGAAACGTTATCGGAAAAGTCAGGCTTCGTTATTGTCTGAATTAACGGATGGGATCCATCTGCATACGATCCGTTACTCACATAAGGAAGTATTGCAACAAATCAAACAAGGCTTGGCAGAAGCAGGTATCTTGTTCGAAGGGAATCAATAA
- the rpsO gene encoding 30S ribosomal protein S15 produces MAISKERKNEIIKDYARHEGDTGSPEVQIAVLTEEINHLNEHARVHKKDHHSYRGLMKKVGHRRNLLAYLRKTDVQRYRELIQRLGLRR; encoded by the coding sequence ATGGCAATTTCAAAAGAACGTAAAAACGAAATCATCAAAGATTACGCACGTCATGAAGGAGATACTGGTTCTCCAGAAGTACAAATCGCTGTATTAACTGAAGAAATCAACCACTTGAACGAACATGCACGTGTTCACAAAAAAGATCATCATTCATACCGTGGTTTGATGAAAAAAGTTGGTCATCGTCGTAACTTGTTAGCTTACTTACGTAAAACTGACGTTCAACGTTACCGTGAATTGATCCAACGTCTAGGCTTACGCCGTTAA
- a CDS encoding GlsB/YeaQ/YmgE family stress response membrane protein produces MIHFLFSLIVGGILGFVAGAVLNEDVPGGVTGNIIIGFFGSWLGEFVLGDLGPSISGFYLIPSLIGALVCLALYSFTADYLRRHR; encoded by the coding sequence ATGATCCATTTTTTATTCTCATTGATAGTAGGTGGCATATTAGGATTCGTTGCTGGAGCTGTTCTTAATGAAGATGTACCAGGAGGCGTCACTGGAAATATTATCATTGGTTTCTTTGGAAGTTGGTTAGGTGAATTTGTGTTAGGCGATCTAGGTCCATCTATCAGTGGCTTTTATCTTATCCCATCCTTAATCGGGGCACTCGTTTGTTTAGCTCTCTACTCATTTACTGCTGATTATTTAAGAAGGCATCGTTGA